In Burkholderia savannae, one genomic interval encodes:
- a CDS encoding NADH-quinone oxidoreductase subunit M, with translation MHSFPILSTAIWLPIVFGLIVLAVGSDKNPGAARWIALIGSLAGLAVTIPLITGFDSSTAALQFVEQTSWIERFNITYHLGVDGISMWFVVLTALITVIVVIAGWEVITEHVSQYLAAFLILSGIMIGVFSSADGLLFYVFFEATLIPMYIIIGVWGGPNRVYAAFKFFLYTLAGSLLMLVALIYLYTETHSFDLATWQNAKIAMTPQVLLFIAFFLAFAVKVPMWPVHTWLPDAHVEAPTGGSVVLAAIMLKLGAYGFLRFSLPITPDASHFFAPVVIALSLIAVIYIGLVAMVQADMKKLVAYSSIAHMGFVTLGFFIFNQLGVEGAIVQMISHGFVSGAMFLCIGVLYDRVHSRQIADYGGVVNVMPKFAAFAMLFSMANCGLPGTSGFVGEFMVILAAVQFNFWIAFGAAFTLILGAAYTLWMYKRVYFGAVANDHVAKLKDISRREFTMLAVLAAFTLLMGLYPKPFTDVMHVSVENLLSHVAQSKLPLAQ, from the coding sequence ATGCACTCTTTTCCGATTCTCAGTACCGCGATCTGGTTGCCGATCGTCTTCGGCCTCATCGTGCTCGCGGTCGGCTCCGACAAGAATCCGGGCGCGGCGCGCTGGATCGCGCTGATCGGCTCGCTCGCCGGCCTCGCCGTCACGATCCCGCTGATCACGGGCTTCGACTCGAGCACCGCCGCGCTGCAGTTCGTCGAGCAAACGAGCTGGATCGAACGTTTCAACATCACGTATCACCTGGGCGTCGACGGCATCTCGATGTGGTTCGTCGTGCTGACCGCGCTCATCACGGTGATCGTCGTGATCGCCGGCTGGGAGGTGATCACCGAGCACGTGTCGCAGTATCTCGCCGCGTTCCTGATCCTCTCGGGGATCATGATCGGCGTGTTCTCGTCGGCTGACGGCCTGCTGTTCTACGTGTTCTTCGAGGCGACGCTGATTCCGATGTACATCATCATCGGCGTGTGGGGCGGCCCGAACCGCGTGTACGCGGCGTTCAAGTTCTTCCTGTACACGCTCGCCGGCTCGCTGCTGATGCTGGTCGCGCTGATCTACCTGTACACGGAAACGCATTCGTTCGACCTGGCTACGTGGCAGAACGCGAAGATCGCGATGACGCCGCAGGTGCTGCTCTTCATCGCGTTCTTCCTCGCGTTCGCGGTGAAGGTGCCGATGTGGCCGGTGCACACCTGGCTGCCGGACGCGCACGTGGAAGCGCCGACGGGCGGCTCGGTCGTGCTGGCCGCGATCATGCTGAAGCTCGGCGCATACGGTTTCCTGCGCTTCTCCCTGCCTATTACGCCGGACGCGAGCCACTTCTTCGCGCCCGTCGTGATCGCGCTGTCGCTGATTGCGGTGATCTACATCGGCCTCGTCGCGATGGTGCAGGCGGACATGAAGAAGCTCGTCGCATATTCGTCGATCGCGCACATGGGCTTCGTCACGCTCGGCTTCTTCATCTTCAACCAGCTCGGCGTCGAAGGCGCGATCGTCCAGATGATCTCGCACGGCTTCGTGTCGGGCGCGATGTTCCTTTGCATCGGCGTGCTGTACGACCGCGTGCACTCGCGCCAGATCGCCGATTACGGCGGCGTCGTCAACGTGATGCCGAAGTTCGCCGCGTTCGCGATGCTGTTCTCGATGGCGAACTGCGGCCTGCCGGGCACGTCGGGTTTCGTCGGCGAGTTCATGGTGATCCTCGCCGCCGTCCAGTTCAATTTCTGGATCGCGTTCGGCGCGGCGTTCACGCTGATTCTCGGTGCGGCGTACACGCTGTGGATGTACAAGCGCGTGTACTTCGGCGCGGTGGCGAACGATCACGTTGCGAAGCTGAAGGACATCAGCCGCCGCGAATTCACGATGCTCGCCGTGCTCGCCGCGTTCACGCTGCTGATGGGCCTTTATCCGAAGCCCTTTACCGACGTGATGCACGTTTCCGTGGAAAACCTCCTCTCCCACGTCGCGCAGTCGAAACTGCCGCTGGCCCAGTAA
- a CDS encoding DUF2818 family protein: MSAAGWFIVLLALAGANLPFLNQRLFAVVPLKSGATAKKSAWLRIGELIVLYFVVGALGFWLESRAGNRFEQGWQFYAITLSLFVVFAFPGFTFQYLVKRR; encoded by the coding sequence ATGTCGGCGGCCGGCTGGTTCATCGTGCTGTTGGCGCTCGCCGGCGCCAACTTGCCGTTCCTGAATCAGCGCCTGTTCGCCGTCGTGCCGCTCAAGAGCGGGGCGACGGCGAAAAAGAGCGCATGGCTGCGGATCGGCGAGCTGATCGTGCTGTATTTCGTCGTCGGCGCGCTGGGCTTCTGGCTCGAATCGCGCGCCGGCAACCGCTTCGAACAGGGCTGGCAGTTCTACGCGATCACCCTCAGTCTTTTCGTGGTGTTCGCGTTTCCCGGCTTCACGTTCCAGTATCTCGTCAAACGGCGCTGA
- a CDS encoding MaoC family dehydratase, protein MTAGASDPPLVASADALRARVGGAPLASGWIDVGQARVDRFAAATDDHQWIHVDPERAARESPFGGPIAHGFLTLSLIPALMTDTLRFEQRMGVNYGLNRVRFLKPVPVGSRVRALFALKETGPAKQGGVQAVWAVSVEVELGGEPVPACAAEFITLHYF, encoded by the coding sequence ATGACGGCGGGCGCGAGCGATCCGCCGCTCGTCGCGTCGGCCGATGCGCTGCGCGCGCGGGTCGGCGGGGCGCCGCTCGCGAGCGGCTGGATCGACGTCGGCCAGGCGCGCGTCGACCGGTTCGCCGCCGCGACGGACGATCATCAGTGGATCCACGTCGATCCCGAGCGCGCCGCGCGCGAGTCGCCGTTCGGCGGCCCGATCGCGCACGGCTTCCTTACGCTGTCGCTGATTCCGGCGCTGATGACGGACACGCTGCGCTTCGAGCAGCGGATGGGCGTGAACTACGGCCTGAATCGCGTGCGCTTCCTGAAGCCGGTGCCGGTCGGCTCGCGCGTGCGTGCGCTCTTCGCGCTGAAGGAGACGGGGCCGGCGAAGCAGGGCGGCGTGCAGGCGGTCTGGGCGGTGTCGGTGGAGGTCGAGCTGGGCGGCGAGCCGGTGCCGGCCTGCGCGGCCGAGTTCATCACGCTGCATTATTTCTGA
- the nuoN gene encoding NADH-quinone oxidoreductase subunit NuoN, with translation MNVLLPDALVMVAIVVAWLNDTFVGAAGRRLTYLIAVVASAAAGVWFALQALDPQQYYFFSRMVVVDSFASAMKAVVSIGFAVTLVYSRRYLEDRDLFRGDVFLLGMFSLLGQLVMISGNNFLTLYLGLELMSLSLYAVIALRRDAAQSSEAAMKYYVLGALASGFVLYGISMLYGATGSLELNEVLKAVASGRINDAVLLFGVIFIVAGVAFKLGAVPFHMWVPDVYQGAPTAMTLFVGGGPKVAAFAWGLRFLVMGLLPLAVDWQEMLVILAALSLIVGNITGIVQRNIKRMLAYSAISNMGFVLLGLLAGVVNGNPASAASAYSSAMFYMIVYLVTTLGSFGVVMLLARRDFEAETLDDFKGLNKRSPVFAFVMMVMMFSLAGIPPAVGFYAKLAVLEATVNAGLTWLAVLAVITSLFGAFYYLRIVKLMYFDAPQDTTPIAGDACKRAILVLNGLAVVVLGIVPGPLMTVCLQAISHTLPL, from the coding sequence ATGAATGTCCTGTTGCCTGATGCGCTGGTGATGGTCGCCATCGTCGTCGCGTGGCTGAACGACACCTTCGTCGGCGCGGCCGGCCGCCGCCTCACGTATCTGATCGCGGTCGTCGCGTCGGCCGCGGCGGGCGTGTGGTTCGCGCTGCAAGCGCTCGACCCGCAGCAGTACTACTTCTTCTCGCGGATGGTCGTCGTCGATTCGTTCGCGAGCGCGATGAAGGCGGTGGTGTCGATCGGCTTCGCCGTGACGCTCGTCTACTCGCGCAGGTATCTCGAGGATCGCGACCTGTTCCGCGGCGACGTGTTCCTGCTCGGCATGTTCTCGCTGCTCGGCCAGCTCGTGATGATCTCGGGCAACAACTTCCTGACGCTGTACCTCGGCCTCGAGCTGATGTCGCTGTCGCTGTACGCGGTGATCGCGCTGCGCCGCGACGCGGCGCAATCGAGCGAAGCGGCGATGAAGTACTACGTGCTCGGCGCGCTCGCCTCGGGTTTCGTGCTGTACGGGATCTCGATGCTGTACGGCGCGACGGGTTCGCTCGAGCTGAACGAAGTGCTGAAGGCGGTCGCATCGGGCCGCATCAACGACGCGGTGCTGCTGTTCGGCGTGATCTTCATCGTCGCGGGCGTTGCGTTCAAGCTCGGCGCGGTGCCGTTCCACATGTGGGTGCCGGACGTCTACCAGGGCGCGCCGACCGCGATGACGCTCTTCGTCGGCGGCGGCCCGAAGGTCGCGGCGTTCGCGTGGGGCCTGCGCTTCCTCGTGATGGGCCTGTTGCCGCTCGCGGTCGATTGGCAGGAAATGCTCGTGATCCTCGCGGCGCTGTCGCTCATCGTCGGCAACATCACCGGCATCGTCCAGCGCAACATCAAGCGGATGCTCGCGTACTCGGCGATCTCGAACATGGGCTTCGTGCTGCTCGGCCTGCTCGCGGGCGTCGTCAACGGCAATCCGGCGTCGGCGGCGAGCGCGTACAGCTCGGCGATGTTCTACATGATCGTCTACCTCGTGACGACGCTCGGCTCGTTCGGCGTCGTGATGCTGCTCGCCCGTCGCGACTTCGAAGCCGAAACGCTCGACGACTTCAAGGGTCTCAACAAGCGCAGCCCGGTGTTCGCGTTCGTGATGATGGTGATGATGTTCTCGCTCGCCGGCATTCCGCCGGCGGTCGGCTTCTACGCGAAGCTCGCAGTCCTCGAGGCGACGGTCAACGCCGGCCTCACGTGGCTCGCCGTGCTTGCCGTCATCACGTCGCTGTTCGGTGCGTTCTACTATCTGCGCATCGTCAAGCTGATGTACTTCGACGCGCCGCAGGACACGACGCCGATCGCGGGCGACGCGTGCAAGCGCGCGATCCTCGTGCTGAACGGCCTCGCCGTCGTCGTGCTCGGCATCGTGCCGGGCCCGCTGATGACGGTCTGCCTGCAGGCGATCAGCCACACGCTGCCGCTGTAA
- a CDS encoding DUF1178 family protein → MKVLDLQCPQGHRFEGWFASADEFEAQLSRKLVECPVCGATEVSRMPSAPRLNLSGATQAQPVDPRELQAQAMRALREVLAKTENVGERFAEEARRIHYNEAPARNIRGVTTPEDAQALAEEGIDVMPLPVPAALKEPLQ, encoded by the coding sequence ATGAAGGTCCTCGATTTACAGTGCCCGCAAGGCCATCGGTTCGAAGGCTGGTTCGCGTCGGCCGATGAGTTCGAAGCGCAGTTGTCCCGCAAGCTGGTCGAATGCCCGGTTTGCGGTGCGACCGAGGTCAGCCGCATGCCGTCCGCGCCGCGCCTGAATTTGTCGGGTGCGACGCAGGCGCAGCCGGTCGATCCGCGCGAACTGCAGGCGCAGGCGATGCGTGCGCTGCGCGAGGTGCTCGCGAAGACCGAGAACGTGGGCGAGCGCTTCGCCGAGGAAGCGCGGCGCATTCACTACAACGAAGCGCCCGCGCGCAACATTCGCGGCGTGACCACGCCCGAAGACGCGCAAGCCTTGGCCGAAGAGGGCATCGACGTGATGCCGCTGCCGGTTCCCGCCGCGCTGAAAGAGCCTTTGCAGTGA
- a CDS encoding MaoC family dehydratase, which produces MGISYEDLEVGGSTEVGKHRFTDDEIVTFAQAYDPQPFHVDSEAAKASMFGGLVASGWHTCSVFMGMLVRNVLQGSTSMGSPGIEEIRWIKPVRAGDTITMYSKVLDKRLSASRPDRGIVTTEWEGVNEAGETVITVRSKVIFGLRSPQGGA; this is translated from the coding sequence ATGGGTATCAGTTACGAAGACCTGGAAGTCGGCGGCAGCACTGAAGTCGGCAAGCATCGATTCACGGACGACGAGATCGTCACGTTCGCTCAGGCGTACGATCCGCAACCTTTTCACGTCGACTCGGAAGCGGCGAAGGCGTCGATGTTCGGCGGGCTCGTCGCGAGCGGCTGGCACACGTGCTCGGTGTTCATGGGCATGCTCGTGCGCAACGTGCTGCAGGGCTCGACGAGCATGGGCTCGCCCGGCATCGAGGAGATCCGCTGGATCAAGCCGGTGCGCGCGGGCGACACGATCACGATGTACAGCAAGGTCCTCGACAAGCGGCTGTCCGCGAGCCGGCCGGATCGCGGGATCGTGACGACCGAATGGGAGGGCGTCAACGAAGCGGGCGAGACCGTCATCACCGTGCGCTCGAAGGTGATCTTCGGGTTGCGTTCGCCGCAGGGGGGCGCATGA
- a CDS encoding right-handed parallel beta-helix repeat-containing protein, translated as MMNRSQRVLAVCAAAWALAAGGTARAWAAPADVTVYPAGNGGDQADALQRALDALQTGQRLVLAPGQYAVGRSLIVRNTQVVVSGYGATLVATNDADQTIEMRGQNSTLVGVTLVGTGTTRLSTPESAKVDVTGAGVQVLDVTVRGGASAGIFVFGGADVAIVGNTVQDTLADGIHATYGSRNVLVRDNTVRNTGDDMVAVVSYQADGKLSSNVLIQNNKLLGNYWGRGATVVGGADVTITGNTVQNVQKAAGILVGQEDGWNTYDARNVIVSNNTVSEIELPDPNNTRSPAYMAAIDVNTWSGKATGVSVTDNRISRVQYAGIRALGNVCQLRVSRNALASIGDTPIALQQAPGCAAGQIVCVANTLDGAALASPAGCSATDGLTITGANVARLPQVREYLRQAPTSSAAKAGAVASGVRGAGA; from the coding sequence ATGATGAACCGATCACAGCGGGTTCTCGCCGTATGCGCCGCCGCGTGGGCGCTCGCCGCCGGCGGCACGGCGCGGGCATGGGCCGCGCCCGCCGACGTCACTGTCTATCCGGCGGGCAATGGCGGCGACCAGGCCGACGCGCTGCAACGGGCGCTCGATGCGTTGCAGACCGGCCAGCGCCTCGTGCTCGCGCCGGGGCAGTACGCCGTCGGGCGTTCGCTGATCGTGAGGAACACGCAGGTCGTGGTGTCCGGCTACGGCGCGACGCTCGTCGCGACGAACGACGCCGACCAGACCATCGAGATGCGCGGCCAGAATTCGACGCTCGTCGGCGTCACGCTGGTCGGCACGGGCACGACGCGGCTGTCGACGCCGGAATCGGCGAAGGTGGACGTGACGGGCGCGGGCGTTCAGGTGCTCGACGTCACGGTGCGCGGCGGCGCGAGCGCGGGCATCTTCGTGTTCGGCGGCGCGGACGTCGCCATTGTCGGCAACACCGTCCAGGACACGCTGGCCGACGGCATCCACGCCACGTACGGTTCGCGCAACGTGCTGGTGCGCGACAACACGGTGCGCAACACCGGCGACGACATGGTCGCGGTCGTCAGCTACCAGGCGGACGGCAAGCTCAGCAGCAACGTGCTGATCCAGAACAACAAGCTGCTCGGCAACTACTGGGGGCGCGGCGCGACCGTGGTCGGCGGAGCGGACGTGACGATCACCGGCAACACGGTGCAGAACGTGCAGAAGGCCGCCGGAATCCTCGTGGGGCAGGAGGACGGCTGGAACACCTACGATGCGCGCAACGTCATCGTGTCGAACAACACGGTGTCGGAGATCGAATTGCCCGATCCGAACAACACGCGCTCGCCGGCCTACATGGCCGCGATCGACGTCAACACCTGGTCGGGCAAGGCGACGGGCGTGTCCGTGACCGACAACCGGATTTCCCGAGTCCAGTACGCCGGCATACGAGCGCTCGGCAACGTCTGCCAGTTGCGCGTGTCGCGCAATGCGCTCGCGTCGATCGGCGACACGCCGATCGCGTTGCAGCAGGCGCCGGGCTGCGCGGCGGGCCAGATCGTGTGCGTGGCGAATACGCTCGACGGCGCCGCACTCGCGTCGCCGGCAGGGTGCTCGGCGACGGACGGCTTGACGATCACCGGAGCGAACGTCGCGCGCCTGCCGCAGGTGCGCGAGTACTTGCGGCAGGCGCCGACGTCGTCCGCGGCGAAGGCGGGCGCCGTCGCATCGGGCGTGCGAGGGGCCGGCGCTTAG
- a CDS encoding acyl-CoA dehydrogenase family protein: MDLDYSPADDAFRAEVRAWLEANLPRALRDKVLNHKRLNRDDFASWHRLLGARGWSASAWPAEYGGPGWNATQRHIWDEECARIGAPPVLPFGVSMVAPVLMKYGSEAQKRHYLPRILDGTDWWCQGYSEPGSGSDLASLRTRAERRGDHYVVNGQKTWTTLGQYADMMFCLVRTDPEAKKQEGISFLLIDMKSPGITVRPIITLDEDHEVNEVFFEDVKVPVENLVGEENRGWTYAKYLLGHERSGIARVGASKRELDFLKRIASRERKNGKPLIADPVFAAKIAALEIELMALEVTVLRVVSSEASGRGPGPEASMLKIKGTEIQQALTELMVDAIGPLAAPFDAPFLEGEREHSVAGDDDAAPLAAYYFNYRKTSIYGGSNEIQKNIIAQMILGL; encoded by the coding sequence ATGGATCTCGATTATTCCCCCGCCGACGACGCGTTCCGCGCCGAAGTCCGCGCCTGGCTCGAGGCGAATCTGCCTCGCGCGCTGCGCGACAAGGTTCTCAACCACAAGCGTCTGAATCGCGACGATTTCGCGAGCTGGCACCGGCTGCTCGGTGCGCGAGGCTGGTCCGCTTCCGCGTGGCCCGCCGAGTACGGCGGTCCCGGCTGGAACGCGACGCAGCGCCACATCTGGGACGAGGAGTGCGCGCGAATCGGCGCGCCGCCCGTGCTGCCGTTCGGCGTGTCGATGGTCGCGCCGGTACTGATGAAGTACGGCAGCGAAGCGCAAAAGCGCCACTATCTGCCGCGAATTCTCGACGGCACCGACTGGTGGTGCCAGGGCTACTCGGAGCCCGGCTCGGGCTCGGATCTCGCGTCGCTGCGCACGCGAGCCGAACGCCGCGGTGATCATTACGTCGTCAACGGCCAGAAGACCTGGACGACGCTCGGCCAGTACGCCGACATGATGTTTTGCCTCGTGCGCACCGATCCCGAAGCGAAGAAGCAGGAAGGGATCTCGTTCCTGCTGATCGACATGAAATCGCCCGGCATCACCGTGCGCCCGATCATCACGCTAGACGAGGATCACGAAGTCAACGAAGTGTTCTTCGAGGACGTGAAGGTGCCCGTCGAGAATCTCGTCGGCGAGGAAAATCGCGGCTGGACCTATGCGAAGTATCTGCTCGGGCACGAGCGCAGCGGGATCGCGCGCGTCGGCGCGTCGAAGCGCGAGCTCGATTTCCTCAAGCGCATCGCGTCGCGCGAGCGCAAGAACGGCAAGCCGCTCATCGCCGATCCCGTGTTCGCCGCGAAGATCGCCGCGCTCGAGATCGAGCTGATGGCGCTGGAAGTGACGGTGCTGCGCGTCGTCAGCAGCGAGGCGAGCGGGCGCGGGCCGGGGCCCGAGGCGTCGATGCTGAAGATCAAGGGCACCGAGATCCAGCAGGCGCTGACCGAGCTGATGGTCGACGCGATCGGGCCGCTCGCCGCGCCGTTCGACGCGCCGTTCCTCGAAGGCGAGCGCGAGCACAGCGTCGCGGGCGACGACGACGCGGCGCCGCTCGCCGCGTATTACTTCAACTACCGCAAGACGTCGATCTACGGCGGTTCGAACGAAATCCAGAAGAACATCATCGCGCAGATGATTCTCGGACTGTGA
- a CDS encoding acyl-CoA dehydrogenase family protein: MNFTFSEEQQQFADALRRYLDERYGFDARRAIVHSDAGVSADQWRAFAELGLTALPVPEAHGGFGGGAVDMLVATQELGRALVVEPYWATAVGIEAVRVAGSGGGEDAALLERVAQGDAKLAVAFHEPHARHDLFAIETTARPDGEAFVLSGVKSVVRHGAQADVLIAPARLPNGAIGLFAIARGAAGADVVDYRTIDGQRAATIRLSNTPARALAGGERDAAALERIADYGIVLLCGEAIGALDALNRATLDYTKTRQQFGVPIARFQALQHRMVDMLIHAEQARSLTYLAAVRYASDDANARRKAVSAAKVRVGQAARFVGQQAVQLHGGMGVTDEVAAAHLFKRLSIIETTLGDVDHHLARFASLPDFAALQDA; this comes from the coding sequence ATGAACTTCACCTTCAGCGAAGAACAACAGCAATTCGCGGACGCGCTGCGCCGCTATCTCGACGAGCGCTACGGCTTCGACGCGCGGCGCGCGATCGTCCATTCGGACGCGGGCGTATCCGCCGACCAGTGGCGCGCGTTCGCCGAGCTCGGCCTTACCGCGCTGCCCGTGCCCGAAGCGCACGGCGGCTTCGGCGGCGGCGCCGTCGACATGCTCGTCGCGACGCAGGAGCTCGGGCGCGCGCTCGTCGTCGAGCCCTATTGGGCGACGGCGGTCGGGATCGAGGCGGTGCGCGTCGCGGGCTCGGGCGGCGGCGAGGACGCCGCGCTCCTCGAGCGTGTCGCGCAGGGCGACGCGAAGCTCGCGGTCGCGTTCCACGAGCCGCACGCGCGCCACGATCTGTTCGCGATCGAGACGACCGCGCGGCCCGACGGCGAAGCATTCGTGCTGAGCGGCGTCAAGTCGGTCGTCCGGCACGGCGCGCAGGCGGACGTGCTGATCGCGCCCGCGCGGCTGCCGAACGGCGCGATCGGTCTGTTCGCCATCGCACGCGGCGCGGCGGGCGCGGACGTCGTCGACTACCGGACGATCGACGGCCAGCGCGCGGCGACGATCCGCCTGTCGAACACGCCCGCGCGCGCGCTCGCGGGCGGCGAGCGTGACGCGGCCGCACTCGAGCGGATCGCGGATTACGGGATCGTGCTGTTGTGCGGCGAAGCGATCGGCGCGCTCGACGCGCTCAACCGCGCGACGCTCGACTATACGAAGACGCGCCAGCAGTTCGGCGTGCCGATCGCGCGCTTCCAGGCGCTGCAGCACCGGATGGTCGACATGCTGATCCACGCCGAGCAGGCGCGCTCGCTCACGTATCTCGCGGCGGTGCGCTACGCGAGCGACGATGCGAACGCGCGCCGCAAGGCGGTGTCGGCGGCGAAGGTCCGCGTCGGCCAGGCCGCGCGCTTCGTCGGCCAGCAGGCAGTGCAACTGCACGGCGGGATGGGCGTCACCGATGAAGTCGCGGCCGCGCATCTGTTCAAGCGCCTGTCGATCATCGAAACGACGCTCGGCGACGTCGATCATCACCTCGCACGCTTTGCGTCGCTGCCGGATTTCGCGGCGCTGCAGGATGCCTGA
- a CDS encoding NUDIX domain-containing protein encodes MADLPNHDATLTETCIESEAVYDGSFLKVRRDTVRLPDGKHATREYVTHPGAVMVIPLFDDGRVLMESQYRYPIGKVMAEFPAGKLDPDEGALACAVRELREETGYSAREYVFLTRIHPIISYSTEFIDVYLARGLTAGERKLDDGEFLETFTATLPDLLEWVRTGRISDVKTIIGTMWLEKAMSGAWPLGDAIRP; translated from the coding sequence ATGGCCGACTTGCCGAATCACGACGCCACCCTCACCGAAACTTGCATCGAAAGCGAAGCCGTCTACGACGGCTCGTTCCTGAAGGTCAGGCGCGATACGGTGCGCCTGCCCGACGGCAAGCATGCGACCCGCGAATACGTGACGCATCCGGGCGCCGTGATGGTCATTCCGCTCTTCGACGACGGCCGTGTGCTGATGGAGAGCCAGTACCGCTATCCGATCGGCAAGGTGATGGCCGAATTTCCGGCGGGCAAGCTCGATCCGGACGAAGGCGCGCTCGCATGCGCGGTTCGCGAGCTGCGCGAGGAAACCGGCTATAGCGCGCGCGAGTACGTGTTCCTCACGCGAATTCATCCGATCATTTCGTATTCGACGGAATTCATCGACGTCTATCTCGCGCGCGGCCTGACGGCGGGCGAGCGCAAGCTCGACGACGGCGAGTTCCTTGAGACGTTCACGGCGACGTTGCCGGATCTGCTCGAATGGGTGCGCACCGGCCGGATCAGCGACGTCAAGACGATCATCGGCACGATGTGGCTGGAGAAGGCGATGTCCGGCGCGTGGCCGCTCGGCGACGCGATCCGGCCATAA